A single Haloglycomyces albus DSM 45210 DNA region contains:
- a CDS encoding PaaI family thioesterase: MRVTRNAKEIFPEYVLQDWHDNGFDLLKLFSAGDLGERLGIDIMRAEPGRVTGRMPVEGNTQPYGLLHGGATAALAETVGSVAAMLHAGPGRGAVGVDLNITHHRSARDGYVTAVATAAREGRSIASYEIVVSDENDKRIATARLTCSIIQPEDD, from the coding sequence ATGCGTGTGACTAGGAACGCCAAAGAAATCTTCCCCGAATACGTACTGCAAGACTGGCACGATAATGGATTTGACCTCCTGAAACTGTTCAGTGCCGGTGACCTCGGCGAACGTCTGGGCATTGATATCATGCGCGCCGAACCGGGCAGGGTCACCGGTCGAATGCCCGTGGAGGGAAATACGCAACCCTACGGCCTGTTGCACGGCGGTGCGACTGCGGCATTGGCCGAAACGGTCGGTTCGGTGGCGGCCATGCTGCATGCGGGTCCCGGTCGGGGTGCGGTCGGCGTTGATCTCAACATCACTCACCACCGCTCGGCCCGCGACGGATACGTTACGGCCGTAGCCACCGCCGCACGAGAGGGGCGCAGCATTGCGAGCTACGAAATCGTCGTCAGCGACGAAAACGATAAGCGCATCGCCACGGCTCGACTGACGTGCTCGATTATTCAGCCCGAGGACGACTGA